In the genome of Diaphorobacter sp. HDW4A, the window ATATGAAGAAGACGGCGCCGACCATGCAAAGCCCCGCCCAGAGATAGTCCAGCTTGAGCGGTTGCCCCATGTAGAACACCGCGAAAGGCACGAAGACAGTGAGCGTGATGACTTCCTGCAGGATCTTGAGCTGGCCGAGCGACATGGTGGTCGCGCCGATGCGGTTGGCGGGCACTTGCAGCAGATATTCAAACAGCGCGATGCCCCAGCTGATCATCGCCGCGATGTACCAAGGCGAAGTGCTCAAATTCTTCAGGTGCCCGTACCAGGCGAAGGTCATGAACACGTTGCTGGCCAGCAGCAACAGAATGGTTTGCAGGGGAATGGGTAGAGACTGGAGAAATTGCATGATGCCAATGCTTCGCGCGGGAGAGGCTGCAATGTAGCGCATGCCGGGTGCACCTCGCGTCAGCCGACTCCCTGCCCCTTCGCAGGAGAGGGAACGGCCGGCCCGTGGATGCCTTATTCGCCGAGGTAGGCGGCGCGCACGCGCGGGTCGTGCAGCAAGGTCTCGCCCTCACCGGTCATGGTGATGATGCCTGACTCCATCACATAGCCGCGATTGGCCATCTGCAAGGCGCGGCTGGCATTCTGTTCGACCAGCAGAATCGTCACGCCGAGTTTGTACACGTCGGCCACCACCTCGAAGATCTTGTCAACCATGATAGGAGACAGCCCCATCGACGGCTCGTCGAGCAGCAGCACTTTGGGACGACTCATCAGCGCGCGGCCCATGGCGAGCATCTGCTGCTCCCCTCCGGACATCGTGCCGGCGAGCTGGTCCTTGCGTTCGCGCAGACGCGGGAAGATGTTGAACATGCGCTCGATATCGTCTTTAATGCCCGCCGCGTCGTCACGCGTGTAGGCGCCCATCTGCAGGTTTTCGGTAATGGTCATGCGCGCGAACACGCCGCGGCCTTCGGGCACCATGACGAGGCCTTCACGCACCAGATCCCAGGCACCCTTGCCCTTGATGCTCTTGCCGAGGTACTGGATGTCGCCATCGTTCATCGGCAGCAGGCCAGTGATAGCCTTCATCGTCGTGGTTTTGCCCGCTCCATTGGAGCCAATGAGCGAGACCAACTCGCCCTCGCGCACCTCCAAGTCCACGCCCTTCACCGCCTGAATGCCACCGTAGGCTACGCGCAGGCCGCTCACTTTCAACAGAATTTCGGCCATGCTCAATGTCCTCCGGTGCCCAAGTAGGCCTCAATCACTTTTTCATTCTTCTGCACATCGGCGGGCGTGCCTTCGGCAATCTGCTTACCGTAGTCGAGCACGGTCACGCGGTCGCACAGGCCCATCACCAGCTTCACGTCATGCTCGATCAGCAAGATGGTGCGGTTGTCGTTGCGGATGCGGTCAATGAGCTCGCGCAGTTGCACCTTCTCGGTCGCGTTCATGCCGGCGGCCGGCTCGTCGAGCGCGATGAGCTGCGGATCGGTCGCGAGCGCGCGGGCGATTTCCAGACGGCGCTGGTCGCCATAAGACAACGTACGCGCCTTGAACTCAGCGTATTTGCTGATGCCCACGTAGTTCAGCAATTCGTGCGCACGGGCACGGATTTCCGCCTCCTCGCGCTTGAAGCCGGGGGTGCGAAATACCGCGCCAATCAGTCCCGAATGCGTACGGATGTGCCGCCCGACCATCACGTTCTCAAGCGCCGTCATTTCCGCGAACAGGCGGATGTTCTGAAAGGTGCGCGCAATGCCGGTCTTGGCGACCAGATGCACGGCGGTGGGTTCGTAGGATTGACCCGCCAGCACAAAGGTGCCGGCGTCCGGTGTGTACAGGCCAGTAATGACGTTGAAGAACGTCGTCTTGCCCGCACCGTTGGGGCCTATCAGGCCGTAGATCTGTCCGCGCTTGATGGTGATGCCTACTTCGGAGAGGGCCTGCAGTCCGCCAAATCGCTTGGACACACCGGCCACCTTGAGCACCACATCGGATGATGTTTCTGCCATATCGTTGCTCTGTTGATTCTTTGAAGTTTCGTAGCTGATCCGGACTGGCTCAAGTCTTCTGGGAAAGACTCTTGCCATGCTCCGGAGAAGGCCACAGACCGCGCGGACGCAGCAGCATGATGATGATCATCGCCAAGGCGATCAGCAGTTGGCGCAGGATGGAGGCGTCAAGACGCCCACCGGTCAGGTCCTGCAGCGGACCTGCCACATAACGCAGCACCTCGGGCAGCGCCGACAGCAGCACCGCGCCCAGAATCACGCCGGGGATATGGCCAATGCCGCCCAGCACCACCATCGCAACGATCATCACCGACTCCATCAGACTGAAGGACTCGGGCGACACAAAGCCCTGGAAAGCCGCGAACATCGCACCGGACACGCCACCGAACGAGGCACCCATGCCGAAGGCCAGCAGCTTCATGTTGCGGGTGTTGATGCCCATGGCCTTGGCAGCGATTTCGTCTTCACGGATCGCCATCCACGCACGCCCAATGCGCGAGTCCTGCAGGCGGTAGCAGACGATGACGGTCACGATGACCAGCGCAAGGAACAGGTAGTAGTACAGCGTCACCGAGCTGATGTCGAAGCCGAAGATTTCCTGTCTTTTACCAAGATTGAGTCCAAAGACCTTGACCGAGTCGATCTCGCCCAAGCCCTTGGGGCCGTTGGTCACGTTGACGGGGTGGTCAAGGTTGTTCAGGAAGATGCGGATGATTTCGCCGAAGCCCAGCGTCACGATGGCCAGATAGTCACCGCGCAGCTTGAGCACCGGTATGCCGA includes:
- a CDS encoding ABC transporter ATP-binding protein; the protein is MSKNNKTINWVLGGIALLVLPLILQYFGNAWVRIADLALLYVMLALGLNIVVGYAGLLDLGYVAFYAVGAYMFGLLASPHLSENFAWFAAQFPNGVHLSLWMVIPLALLLAACTGVLLGIPVLKLRGDYLAIVTLGFGEIIRIFLNNLDHPVNVTNGPKGLGEIDSVKVFGLNLGKRQEIFGFDISSVTLYYYLFLALVIVTVIVCYRLQDSRIGRAWMAIREDEIAAKAMGINTRNMKLLAFGMGASFGGVSGAMFAAFQGFVSPESFSLMESVMIVAMVVLGGIGHIPGVILGAVLLSALPEVLRYVAGPLQDLTGGRLDASILRQLLIALAMIIIMLLRPRGLWPSPEHGKSLSQKT
- a CDS encoding ABC transporter ATP-binding protein, which codes for MAEILLKVSGLRVAYGGIQAVKGVDLEVREGELVSLIGSNGAGKTTTMKAITGLLPMNDGDIQYLGKSIKGKGAWDLVREGLVMVPEGRGVFARMTITENLQMGAYTRDDAAGIKDDIERMFNIFPRLRERKDQLAGTMSGGEQQMLAMGRALMSRPKVLLLDEPSMGLSPIMVDKIFEVVADVYKLGVTILLVEQNASRALQMANRGYVMESGIITMTGEGETLLHDPRVRAAYLGE
- a CDS encoding ABC transporter ATP-binding protein, producing MAETSSDVVLKVAGVSKRFGGLQALSEVGITIKRGQIYGLIGPNGAGKTTFFNVITGLYTPDAGTFVLAGQSYEPTAVHLVAKTGIARTFQNIRLFAEMTALENVMVGRHIRTHSGLIGAVFRTPGFKREEAEIRARAHELLNYVGISKYAEFKARTLSYGDQRRLEIARALATDPQLIALDEPAAGMNATEKVQLRELIDRIRNDNRTILLIEHDVKLVMGLCDRVTVLDYGKQIAEGTPADVQKNEKVIEAYLGTGGH
- a CDS encoding DMT family protein, with product MQFLQSLPIPLQTILLLLASNVFMTFAWYGHLKNLSTSPWYIAAMISWGIALFEYLLQVPANRIGATTMSLGQLKILQEVITLTVFVPFAVFYMGQPLKLDYLWAGLCMVGAVFFIFRSA